A region of Lepus europaeus isolate LE1 chromosome 2, mLepTim1.pri, whole genome shotgun sequence DNA encodes the following proteins:
- the EOMES gene encoding eomesodermin homolog isoform X2 produces the protein MQLGEQLLVSSVNLPSAHFYPLESARGGGGGGGGGGGGGGGSAGHLPGAAPSPQRLDLDKAPKKFSGSLSCEAGNGEPAAASAGPPAAMLSDADAGDAFARAAAVAKPGPPDGRKGSPCGEEELPSAAAAAAAAAAAAAATARYSMDSLSSERYYLQSPGPQGAELAAPCSLFPYQAAAGAPHGSVYPAPNGARYPYGSMLPPGGFPAAVCPPGRAQFGPGAGPGGGSGGGGGGGGGGGSGPGAYQYGQGAPIYGPYPGAAAAGSCGGLGGLGVPASGFRAHVYLCNRPLWLKFHRHQTEMIITKQGRRMFPFLSFNINGLNPTAHYNVFVEVVLADPNHWRFQGGKWVTCGKADNNMQGNKMYVHPESPNTGSHWMRQEISFGKLKLTNNKGANNNNTQMIVLQSLHKYQPRLHIVEVTEDGVEDLNEPSKTQTFTFSETQFIAVTAYQNTDITQLKIDHNPFAKGFRDNYDSSHQIVPGGRYGVQSFFPEPFVNTLPQARYYNGERTVPQTNGLLSPQQSEEVANPPQRWLVTPVQQPGTNKLDISSYEPEYSSSTLLPYGIKSLPLQTSHALGYYPDPTFPAMAGWGGRGSYQRKMAAGLPWTSRTSPPVFPEDPLAKDKVKEEMGSSWIETPPSIKSLDSSDSGVYTSACKRRRLSPSTSSNENSPSIKCEDINAEEYSKDTSKGMGGYYAFYTTP, from the exons ATGCAGTTAGGGGAGCAGCTCCTGGTGAGCTCCGTGAACCTGCCCAGCGCGCACTTCTACCCGCTGGAGAgtgcgcgcggcggcggcggcggcggcggcggggggggtggtggcggcggcgggaGCGCCGGTCACCTCCCGGGCGCGGCGCCCTCGCCTCAGAGGCTGGACTTAGACAAAGCGCCCAAGAAGTTCTCGGGCAGTCTCTCGTGCGAGGCGGGAAACGGGGAGCCCGCAGCCGCCAGCGCGGGGCCCCCCGCGGCCATGCTCAGTGACGCCGACGCCGGGGACGCCTTTGCCAGAGCCGCGGCGGTGGCCAAGCCCGGGCCCCCGGACGGCCGCAAGGGCTCCCCCTGCGGAGAGGAGGAGCTGCCctccgccgctgccgccgccgcagccgccgccgccgccgccgctgccaccgCGCGCTACTCCATGGACAGCCTGAGTTCGGAGCGCTACTACCTTCAGTCCCCGGGGCCCCAGGGCGCAGAGCTGGCTGCACCTTGCTCGCTCTTCCCGTACCAAGCGGCAGCCGGGGCGCCCCACGGATCAGTATACCCGGCTCCCAACGGGGCGCGCTACCCCTACGGCTCCATGCTGCCCCCCGGCGGCTTCCCCGCGGCTGTGTGCCCACCCGGGAGGGCGCAGTTCGGCCCGGGAGCCGGCCCCGGCGGTGGCTCCgggggtggcggcggcggcggcggcggcgggggcagcGGCCCGGGTGCCTATCAGTACGGTCAGGGTGCTCCGATCTATGGGCCCTACcctggggcggcggcggcgggatcTTGCGGAGGATTAGGGGGCCTCGGGGTTCCCGCTTCCGGCTTCCGCGCCCACGTCTACCTGTGCAACCGGCCACTGTGGCTCAAATTCCACCGTCACCAAACTGAGATGATCATTACGAAACAGGGCAG GCGCATGTTTCCGTTCTTGAGCTTCAACATAAACGGACTCAATCCCACCGCCCACTACAACGTGTTCGTAGAGGTGGTGCTGGCCGACCCCAACCACTGGCGCTTCCAGGGTGGCAAGTGGGTGACCTGCGGCAAGGCCGACAATAACATGCAGG gcaACAAAATGTATGTTCACCCAGAGTCTCCTAATACCGGTTCCCACTGGATGAGACAGGAGATTTCCTTTGGGAAATTAAAACTCACCAATAACAAAGGCGCAAATAACAACAACACTCAG ATGATAGTCTTACAGTCTCTGCACAAGTACCAACCCCGGCTGCACATCGTTGAAGTGACAGAGGATGGCGTGGAGGATTTGAATGAACCCTCCAAGACTCAGACCTTCACCTTCTCAGAAACACAGTTCATCGCTGTGACTGCCTACCAAAACACTGAC ATTACCCAACTGAAGATTGATCATAACCCCTTTGCAAAAGGCTTCAGGGACAACTATGATTC ATCCCATCAGATTGTCCCCGGAGGTCGGTACGGCGTTCAGTCCTTCTTCCCGGAGCCCTTTGTCAACACTTTACCTCAAGCCCGATATTATAATGGCGAGAGAACCGTGCCACAGACCAACGGCCTCCTTTCACCCCAACAGAGCGAAGAGGTGGCCAACCCTCCCCAGCGGTGGCTTGTCACGCCTGTCCAGCAGCCTGGGACCAACAAACTAGACATCAGTTCCTATGAACCTGAGTACTCCTCCAGCACCTTGCTCCCATATGGTATTAAGTCCTTGCCCCTCCAGACGTCCCATGCCCTGGGGTATTACCCTGACCCAACCTTCCCTGCaatggcagggtggggagggcgcGGTTCTtaccagaggaagatggcggcCGGACTACCATGGACCTCCAGAACAAGCCCCCCAGTGTTCCCCGAAGATCCGCTGGCCAAGGACAAAGTCAAGGAAGAAATGGGATCTTCCTGGATAGAGACACCCCCTTCCATCAAGTCTCTAGATTCCAGTGATTCGGGGGTGTACACCAGTGCTTGTAAGCGAAGGCGGCTGTCTCCCAGCACCTCCAGTAATGAGAATTCTCCCTCCATAAAGTGTGAGGACATTAACGCCGAAGAGTACAGCAAAGACACCTCGAAAGGCATGGGGGGTTATTATGCGTTTTACACGACGCCCTAA
- the EOMES gene encoding eomesodermin homolog isoform X1, translated as MQLGEQLLVSSVNLPSAHFYPLESARGGGGGGGGGGGGGGGSAGHLPGAAPSPQRLDLDKAPKKFSGSLSCEAGNGEPAAASAGPPAAMLSDADAGDAFARAAAVAKPGPPDGRKGSPCGEEELPSAAAAAAAAAAAAAATARYSMDSLSSERYYLQSPGPQGAELAAPCSLFPYQAAAGAPHGSVYPAPNGARYPYGSMLPPGGFPAAVCPPGRAQFGPGAGPGGGSGGGGGGGGGGGSGPGAYQYGQGAPIYGPYPGAAAAGSCGGLGGLGVPASGFRAHVYLCNRPLWLKFHRHQTEMIITKQGRRMFPFLSFNINGLNPTAHYNVFVEVVLADPNHWRFQGGKWVTCGKADNNMQGNKMYVHPESPNTGSHWMRQEISFGKLKLTNNKGANNNNTQMIVLQSLHKYQPRLHIVEVTEDGVEDLNEPSKTQTFTFSETQFIAVTAYQNTDITQLKIDHNPFAKGFRDNYDSMYTASENDRLTPSPTDSPRSHQIVPGGRYGVQSFFPEPFVNTLPQARYYNGERTVPQTNGLLSPQQSEEVANPPQRWLVTPVQQPGTNKLDISSYEPEYSSSTLLPYGIKSLPLQTSHALGYYPDPTFPAMAGWGGRGSYQRKMAAGLPWTSRTSPPVFPEDPLAKDKVKEEMGSSWIETPPSIKSLDSSDSGVYTSACKRRRLSPSTSSNENSPSIKCEDINAEEYSKDTSKGMGGYYAFYTTP; from the exons ATGCAGTTAGGGGAGCAGCTCCTGGTGAGCTCCGTGAACCTGCCCAGCGCGCACTTCTACCCGCTGGAGAgtgcgcgcggcggcggcggcggcggcggcggggggggtggtggcggcggcgggaGCGCCGGTCACCTCCCGGGCGCGGCGCCCTCGCCTCAGAGGCTGGACTTAGACAAAGCGCCCAAGAAGTTCTCGGGCAGTCTCTCGTGCGAGGCGGGAAACGGGGAGCCCGCAGCCGCCAGCGCGGGGCCCCCCGCGGCCATGCTCAGTGACGCCGACGCCGGGGACGCCTTTGCCAGAGCCGCGGCGGTGGCCAAGCCCGGGCCCCCGGACGGCCGCAAGGGCTCCCCCTGCGGAGAGGAGGAGCTGCCctccgccgctgccgccgccgcagccgccgccgccgccgccgctgccaccgCGCGCTACTCCATGGACAGCCTGAGTTCGGAGCGCTACTACCTTCAGTCCCCGGGGCCCCAGGGCGCAGAGCTGGCTGCACCTTGCTCGCTCTTCCCGTACCAAGCGGCAGCCGGGGCGCCCCACGGATCAGTATACCCGGCTCCCAACGGGGCGCGCTACCCCTACGGCTCCATGCTGCCCCCCGGCGGCTTCCCCGCGGCTGTGTGCCCACCCGGGAGGGCGCAGTTCGGCCCGGGAGCCGGCCCCGGCGGTGGCTCCgggggtggcggcggcggcggcggcggcgggggcagcGGCCCGGGTGCCTATCAGTACGGTCAGGGTGCTCCGATCTATGGGCCCTACcctggggcggcggcggcgggatcTTGCGGAGGATTAGGGGGCCTCGGGGTTCCCGCTTCCGGCTTCCGCGCCCACGTCTACCTGTGCAACCGGCCACTGTGGCTCAAATTCCACCGTCACCAAACTGAGATGATCATTACGAAACAGGGCAG GCGCATGTTTCCGTTCTTGAGCTTCAACATAAACGGACTCAATCCCACCGCCCACTACAACGTGTTCGTAGAGGTGGTGCTGGCCGACCCCAACCACTGGCGCTTCCAGGGTGGCAAGTGGGTGACCTGCGGCAAGGCCGACAATAACATGCAGG gcaACAAAATGTATGTTCACCCAGAGTCTCCTAATACCGGTTCCCACTGGATGAGACAGGAGATTTCCTTTGGGAAATTAAAACTCACCAATAACAAAGGCGCAAATAACAACAACACTCAG ATGATAGTCTTACAGTCTCTGCACAAGTACCAACCCCGGCTGCACATCGTTGAAGTGACAGAGGATGGCGTGGAGGATTTGAATGAACCCTCCAAGACTCAGACCTTCACCTTCTCAGAAACACAGTTCATCGCTGTGACTGCCTACCAAAACACTGAC ATTACCCAACTGAAGATTGATCATAACCCCTTTGCAAAAGGCTTCAGGGACAACTATGATTC CATGTACACCGCTTCAGAAAATGACAGGTTAACTCCATCTCCCACGGATTCTCCTAGATCCCATCAGATTGTCCCCGGAGGTCGGTACGGCGTTCAGTCCTTCTTCCCGGAGCCCTTTGTCAACACTTTACCTCAAGCCCGATATTATAATGGCGAGAGAACCGTGCCACAGACCAACGGCCTCCTTTCACCCCAACAGAGCGAAGAGGTGGCCAACCCTCCCCAGCGGTGGCTTGTCACGCCTGTCCAGCAGCCTGGGACCAACAAACTAGACATCAGTTCCTATGAACCTGAGTACTCCTCCAGCACCTTGCTCCCATATGGTATTAAGTCCTTGCCCCTCCAGACGTCCCATGCCCTGGGGTATTACCCTGACCCAACCTTCCCTGCaatggcagggtggggagggcgcGGTTCTtaccagaggaagatggcggcCGGACTACCATGGACCTCCAGAACAAGCCCCCCAGTGTTCCCCGAAGATCCGCTGGCCAAGGACAAAGTCAAGGAAGAAATGGGATCTTCCTGGATAGAGACACCCCCTTCCATCAAGTCTCTAGATTCCAGTGATTCGGGGGTGTACACCAGTGCTTGTAAGCGAAGGCGGCTGTCTCCCAGCACCTCCAGTAATGAGAATTCTCCCTCCATAAAGTGTGAGGACATTAACGCCGAAGAGTACAGCAAAGACACCTCGAAAGGCATGGGGGGTTATTATGCGTTTTACACGACGCCCTAA